In Leptospira sp. WS58.C1, a single genomic region encodes these proteins:
- the nuoK gene encoding NADH-quinone oxidoreductase subunit NuoK, protein MNPGILKPTLAGIPVEYLLILACIIFSIGVAGVLFRRSAVVIFMSIELMLNSVNLVFVVFSKSLHQVQGEVVVFFVMAIAAVEAAIGLALVVAIHRKKKTSFVDEMNLMKW, encoded by the coding sequence ATGAATCCGGGAATTCTGAAACCAACTCTCGCGGGAATTCCCGTAGAATATCTGCTGATCCTTGCCTGTATTATTTTCTCCATCGGTGTTGCCGGGGTTTTATTCAGAAGAAGTGCGGTAGTCATTTTTATGAGTATAGAACTCATGTTGAACTCCGTAAATTTGGTATTTGTCGTTTTTTCCAAATCGCTTCATCAGGTCCAGGGCGAAGTGGTTGTGTTTTTTGTGATGGCAATCGCGGCCGTAGAAGCAGCGATCGGTTTGGCCTTGGTGGTTGCTATTCACAGGAAGAAAAAGACAAGTTTCGTAGACGAAATGAATTTAATGAAATGGTAA
- a CDS encoding MaoC family dehydratase: MAKLVLSSFAELQAYEGKELGVSDAHEITQAQIDTFANATLDHQWIHTDPVRAAKESPFGTTIAHGYLTLSMAPYLLSQILELRNIKMGINYGMEKLRFLDPVKVGSKLRLRAELVELKDLRGTARMTLKLSFEVEGAAKPAAIGEVIYLYQFA, translated from the coding sequence ATGGCTAAACTCGTACTCTCCAGCTTCGCAGAATTACAAGCCTACGAAGGAAAAGAATTAGGCGTATCCGACGCTCACGAAATCACACAGGCACAGATCGATACATTCGCAAACGCAACCTTGGACCACCAATGGATCCACACGGATCCGGTAAGAGCGGCAAAAGAATCTCCGTTCGGGACCACGATCGCGCACGGTTATCTTACACTTTCCATGGCTCCTTATCTTTTAAGCCAGATACTGGAATTACGAAATATCAAGATGGGGATCAACTACGGAATGGAAAAACTCCGCTTTTTAGATCCCGTCAAAGTGGGTTCCAAGCTCCGACTTAGAGCGGAATTGGTGGAATTAAAGGATCTTAGAGGGACTGCAAGAATGACGTTAAAACTTAGCTTCGAAGTGGAAGGCGCCGCAAAGCCTGCCGCTATCGGCGAAGTGATCTACCTCTATCAATTCGCCTGA
- the nuoH gene encoding NADH-quinone oxidoreductase subunit NuoH, with product MDWNVILLWLLKSALFFLVFITACAYYTLAERKVAGFIQDRKGPNRAGPLGLLQPLADGIKFLTKEEIFPKNVNKVMYLIAPAISMTCAIMAWAVVPLGGTVLLPDWLAKEVGSPYLDLQIANPDTGILFLFAISSLSVYGIILAGWSSNNKYSLIGGIRATAQMISYELPLGLSVASIVILTGSLRLTDINDAQIGLWNIFKLPGFIAFFVFVVAMFAETNRLPFDLAEAESELVVGFHTEYGAFKFALFFIAEYMNMITMSCVVTILFFGGYHLPFGWLNGSIWQAWAGLGFFTLKVLFFAFLFMWVRWTLPRFRYDQLMTIGWKKMIPWAVANIIVASVYVGLDGFWKW from the coding sequence ATGGATTGGAATGTAATTCTACTCTGGTTGTTAAAAAGTGCGCTTTTTTTCCTAGTGTTTATCACTGCTTGTGCATATTATACATTAGCAGAACGTAAAGTAGCCGGATTCATCCAAGATAGAAAAGGTCCGAACCGTGCGGGTCCTCTCGGTTTATTACAACCTTTGGCGGATGGGATCAAATTTTTAACAAAGGAAGAGATCTTTCCTAAAAATGTGAACAAAGTCATGTATTTGATCGCTCCGGCGATCTCCATGACCTGTGCGATCATGGCTTGGGCAGTGGTTCCTTTGGGGGGGACAGTTCTTTTGCCCGACTGGCTTGCAAAAGAGGTCGGTTCTCCATACTTGGATTTGCAGATCGCAAATCCGGATACCGGGATCTTGTTCTTATTCGCGATCTCTAGTCTTTCGGTTTACGGGATCATTCTTGCAGGCTGGTCCAGTAATAATAAATATTCTTTGATCGGCGGGATCCGGGCTACGGCTCAAATGATCAGTTATGAATTACCTTTAGGTCTTTCTGTGGCTTCTATCGTGATCTTGACCGGTTCTTTGCGGCTCACGGATATCAATGACGCGCAGATCGGTCTTTGGAATATTTTTAAACTTCCGGGCTTTATTGCGTTTTTCGTTTTTGTAGTGGCGATGTTTGCCGAAACGAATCGACTTCCTTTCGATTTGGCGGAAGCGGAATCCGAATTAGTGGTCGGGTTTCACACGGAATACGGTGCATTCAAATTCGCGTTATTCTTCATTGCGGAATATATGAATATGATCACTATGAGCTGCGTGGTCACCATCCTATTTTTCGGCGGATATCATCTTCCGTTCGGTTGGTTAAACGGTTCGATTTGGCAGGCTTGGGCGGGACTCGGGTTTTTTACTCTTAAGGTTTTATTCTTCGCATTTTTATTCATGTGGGTGAGATGGACTCTGCCTAGATTCAGATACGATCAGTTAATGACGATCGGCTGGAAAAAAATGATCCCTTGGGCTGTGGCGAATATAATCGTCGCAAGCGTTTATGTAGGTTTGGACGGTTTCTGGAAATGGTAG
- the nuoL gene encoding NADH-quinone oxidoreductase subunit L, with the protein MSWEILISILALSPLLGSVLNALFGRYWKGFSGPIGTLLSFVSFGASVFAYLQFHPMERQDAQIVTLFNWVNVGNFKADLAYQVDQLSLFMALIITGIGSLIHLYSIGYMKGNPGIGRFFSYLNLFVFFMLHLVLAENLVVLFFGWEGVGLCSYLLIGFDTHKENAAQASIKAFVTNRIADLAMIGGIALTYWLAGSVSFITISESLPQAKFLLNALPFVAICFFIGAMGKSAQFPFHVWLPDAMAGPTPVSALIHAATMVTAGLFLIARLNFIFILVPKVGFWIVCIGTFTAFFAATIGVYQNDIKKVLAYSTVSQLGYMFVAMGTGAYVAGLFHLLTHAFFKALLFLGSGSVIHGLSDEQDLRRMGGLKSQMKITWWTFLLGTLAIVGAPPFSGFFSKDLILEKAFYFHPVFFGMGIATAFLTTFYMFRLTFLAFTGKSRISHNVHPHESPWTMTLPLVILALGAAFSGYLLVPESLGGGIDFLEKYFSPIFAKGLLYSSQQRGPAEVHHLSHELELLLAGFSLGAIFLGVGIYWFFFGKKEKLPLDESSYTGWRILPANKYFIDEIFKNVLIGPISALSEFLSEVIEKRLIDRVLTGTGKISGGISALLRRLQTGTVVDYAFLIVLGTVLILSVFLWRGI; encoded by the coding sequence ATGAGTTGGGAAATCCTTATATCCATTCTGGCTCTTTCTCCTCTTCTTGGATCCGTATTAAACGCATTATTCGGAAGATATTGGAAGGGTTTTTCCGGTCCGATCGGGACCTTACTGTCTTTTGTATCTTTCGGAGCTAGCGTATTCGCTTATTTGCAATTTCATCCAATGGAAAGGCAAGACGCTCAAATTGTGACCTTATTCAATTGGGTGAATGTCGGGAATTTTAAAGCGGACCTTGCTTACCAAGTAGATCAACTTTCCCTTTTTATGGCGTTGATCATTACCGGGATCGGCAGTTTGATCCATCTCTATTCCATCGGATACATGAAAGGAAATCCTGGGATCGGCAGATTTTTTTCCTATCTGAACTTATTCGTATTCTTCATGCTCCATTTGGTTTTAGCGGAAAACTTAGTGGTCCTATTTTTCGGTTGGGAAGGTGTGGGACTTTGTTCTTATCTTTTGATCGGATTCGATACTCATAAGGAGAATGCGGCACAAGCTAGTATCAAGGCATTTGTCACCAATCGGATCGCCGACTTGGCAATGATCGGTGGGATTGCTCTTACGTATTGGCTTGCGGGTTCCGTTTCCTTTATTACGATTTCTGAATCCTTGCCCCAGGCAAAGTTTTTGCTGAATGCTCTTCCTTTTGTAGCGATCTGTTTTTTTATCGGCGCAATGGGTAAATCCGCTCAGTTCCCATTCCATGTTTGGTTACCGGATGCGATGGCTGGACCGACTCCTGTTTCCGCTCTGATCCATGCGGCAACAATGGTGACTGCAGGGCTCTTCTTGATCGCAAGATTGAATTTTATTTTTATCTTAGTTCCTAAAGTAGGTTTTTGGATCGTTTGTATCGGAACGTTCACCGCTTTTTTTGCGGCGACCATCGGTGTTTACCAAAACGATATCAAAAAAGTTTTAGCTTATTCTACTGTTTCTCAGTTGGGCTATATGTTTGTAGCAATGGGAACCGGAGCGTATGTGGCTGGACTTTTCCATTTACTGACCCATGCATTTTTTAAGGCTCTTCTCTTTTTGGGTTCAGGTTCCGTGATCCATGGATTGTCCGACGAACAGGATTTGAGAAGAATGGGAGGTCTCAAATCCCAGATGAAGATCACTTGGTGGACCTTCCTTTTAGGAACCTTGGCGATCGTAGGAGCCCCACCATTCAGCGGATTTTTCTCCAAAGATCTCATTTTAGAAAAAGCATTCTATTTCCATCCGGTATTTTTCGGAATGGGAATAGCGACGGCTTTTTTAACCACATTTTATATGTTCCGCCTAACGTTCTTGGCGTTTACGGGTAAATCCAGGATCTCTCATAATGTGCATCCGCACGAGTCCCCTTGGACAATGACTTTGCCATTGGTGATCTTAGCATTGGGCGCCGCATTTTCCGGATATTTATTGGTTCCGGAATCCTTAGGAGGGGGGATCGATTTCTTGGAGAAATATTTCTCACCCATTTTTGCAAAAGGATTATTGTATTCCTCTCAGCAAAGGGGACCTGCAGAAGTACATCATTTAAGTCATGAGTTGGAACTCCTACTGGCCGGATTTTCTTTAGGAGCGATCTTTCTTGGAGTCGGGATCTATTGGTTCTTTTTCGGCAAAAAGGAGAAGTTGCCCTTGGATGAATCCTCTTATACAGGCTGGAGAATTCTTCCAGCAAACAAGTACTTCATAGATGAAATTTTCAAAAACGTTTTGATCGGACCGATCTCAGCCTTATCCGAATTTTTATCGGAAGTGATAGAGAAACGTTTGATCGATAGAGTTTTGACCGGAACGGGAAAAATTTCCGGGGGTATATCCGCATTACTACGCAGGCTCCAAACCGGGACCGTCGTAGATTACGCTTTTCTAATCGTCTTAGGGACCGTCTTGATCTTGTCCGTTTTCTTATGGAGGGGAATCTAA
- the nuoE gene encoding NADH-quinone oxidoreductase subunit NuoE encodes MSYQFSSESVSRLNKLLEMFPDKRSVILPGLYLLQKEQGYVDREGMEALAEKIGAPISLAQVYGVATFYTLYNKKPVGKYHIQICGTSSCYMRGNDKLEKHLCSRLGIELGETTPDKKFTLEEVECLGACGYAPMVQINDAYYENLTFEKMDEILKDLT; translated from the coding sequence ATGAGTTATCAATTTTCTTCCGAGTCGGTTTCGAGATTGAATAAACTTCTGGAGATGTTCCCTGATAAAAGAAGTGTGATCCTTCCTGGGTTGTACCTCCTACAAAAAGAACAAGGTTATGTGGATAGAGAAGGTATGGAAGCTCTTGCGGAGAAGATCGGTGCTCCCATTTCTCTCGCCCAAGTTTACGGTGTTGCTACCTTCTATACCTTATACAATAAAAAGCCCGTTGGTAAGTATCATATCCAGATCTGCGGGACTTCTTCTTGTTATATGAGAGGGAACGATAAACTTGAAAAACATCTTTGCTCTCGTTTAGGGATTGAACTCGGAGAAACCACTCCTGATAAAAAATTCACTTTGGAAGAAGTGGAATGTCTGGGCGCCTGCGGGTATGCTCCTATGGTCCAGATTAACGATGCATATTATGAAAATCTAACGTTCGAAAAAATGGATGAGATACTAAAGGATCTAACCTAA
- a CDS encoding NADH-quinone oxidoreductase subunit J, protein MVGIFDNPGLLLFFVFSGVLVAGALGVVFHPNPISSAVLLVLSFFALAGIYAVIGSVFVATMQVLVYAGAIMVLVVFVLMLLSLNEEGITKLWNNPIKKVLVLSVVVLLAIVLIQSVKEGIPNSEASPKGYSESGTYQYTLSKSEEGRAGVVAEGNTAAVGSSMFLDYLLPFEIVSILLLAAVLGAVILGKKNLGKKLEEGEK, encoded by the coding sequence ATGGTAGGAATATTCGACAATCCGGGTCTTCTACTCTTTTTCGTTTTTAGCGGAGTATTGGTTGCGGGAGCATTAGGGGTCGTTTTTCATCCGAATCCGATCAGCTCTGCGGTTTTGCTTGTGCTCTCCTTTTTCGCGTTAGCCGGTATTTACGCGGTCATCGGTTCTGTTTTTGTGGCCACCATGCAGGTTTTGGTCTACGCAGGTGCCATCATGGTGTTGGTGGTTTTCGTTCTAATGCTTCTTTCCTTAAATGAAGAAGGGATTACAAAGCTCTGGAACAATCCTATCAAAAAAGTTTTGGTACTTTCCGTAGTTGTCTTACTCGCAATTGTGCTGATCCAATCAGTGAAAGAAGGTATTCCGAATTCGGAAGCTTCTCCAAAAGGATACTCTGAGTCAGGTACGTATCAATATACCTTGTCCAAATCTGAAGAAGGTAGGGCGGGAGTGGTCGCGGAAGGAAATACCGCTGCGGTGGGAAGTTCCATGTTCTTGGATTACCTTCTTCCTTTTGAAATAGTTTCCATTCTCCTTTTGGCTGCCGTACTCGGTGCAGTTATATTAGGAAAAAAGAATTTAGGTAAAAAATTGGAAGAAGGGGAAAAATGA
- a CDS encoding complex I subunit 4 family protein produces MPQYYLSILLFLPVLGIPFLFFFKSEKWIRLWSSIITLGVFAMTVPLFLEFLKGDSGFQFTHRIWNFLELQSGGLDYHIAIDGFSLLLVTMSAFLFFLSALSAFSNVKHRIREFFILLLLVETGVIGVFLSVNLIQFYVFWEWMVLPFTLMVGIWGEKGRIKAAMKYLVFSFTGSVFMLASILVLYHYTHTFDLEELAVVSLNSIPANIKFWLFIGFSFAFAIKVPLFPFHTWMPDVHEEAPTVGCVDLAGILLKIGLFAYIRVAIPLFPQVFLEYRNLLTALAVAGIVYGALVALTQKNSKRLVAFSSLSHMGFCILGVLTLTEEGVAGGMLQMVNHGFTSGLLFFILGFLHERTGSNELKDYSGLAKSAPFLAVAIGLAAFASAGLPGTNGFVGEFLVLIGTFKYSLIYGFLAGSAVIFSAGYMLYFARNLLFGEPNSLSSGLAPLNGREKFIVSVVAGIIIFTGIFPNILLDYLKPSARVVLNLTSKQALQERAFLEQEGTLKNTKKKFINYRTLGTEPPSYEDRITSGRGTGIPGKKTVSQEAEE; encoded by the coding sequence GTGCCCCAGTACTATTTAAGCATTCTATTATTTTTGCCCGTTTTAGGGATCCCTTTCTTATTCTTTTTTAAAAGCGAAAAATGGATCCGACTTTGGTCTTCGATTATAACTCTTGGAGTTTTTGCGATGACCGTCCCTCTTTTTTTGGAATTCTTGAAAGGAGATAGCGGCTTTCAATTTACTCATCGTATTTGGAACTTCCTGGAATTACAGTCGGGAGGGTTGGACTACCATATAGCGATCGACGGATTCTCCTTATTATTGGTTACGATGTCCGCGTTTCTATTCTTCCTTTCCGCTTTATCCGCTTTTTCTAATGTAAAACATAGGATCAGGGAATTTTTTATACTTCTTCTTTTGGTCGAAACAGGAGTGATTGGAGTTTTTCTTTCGGTCAACCTGATCCAATTCTATGTTTTTTGGGAATGGATGGTTTTGCCTTTTACCTTGATGGTGGGGATCTGGGGAGAGAAAGGGCGAATTAAGGCTGCTATGAAATATCTGGTATTCTCGTTTACCGGATCAGTGTTCATGTTAGCGAGTATTCTGGTCTTATATCATTATACCCACACATTCGATCTGGAAGAATTGGCTGTGGTTTCCCTGAATTCTATTCCTGCGAATATTAAGTTTTGGTTATTTATCGGTTTTAGTTTCGCATTTGCGATCAAAGTTCCTTTATTCCCTTTTCATACTTGGATGCCTGATGTTCATGAAGAAGCTCCTACCGTAGGTTGTGTGGATTTGGCCGGGATCCTTTTAAAGATAGGACTATTCGCGTATATTCGGGTGGCCATTCCGCTTTTCCCTCAGGTATTTTTAGAATATCGTAATTTACTTACCGCTCTTGCGGTTGCCGGGATCGTTTATGGGGCCCTGGTTGCTTTAACCCAAAAGAATAGCAAACGGTTAGTTGCATTCTCTTCCCTTTCTCATATGGGGTTCTGTATTTTAGGCGTTTTGACGCTTACGGAAGAAGGTGTGGCCGGCGGAATGCTTCAAATGGTGAATCATGGATTCACTTCTGGGCTTTTGTTCTTTATATTAGGATTTTTGCATGAAAGAACGGGAAGTAACGAATTAAAGGACTATTCAGGGCTTGCTAAATCAGCCCCGTTCTTGGCCGTCGCGATCGGTCTTGCTGCATTCGCTAGCGCAGGATTACCCGGAACGAACGGATTTGTCGGTGAGTTTTTAGTCTTAATCGGCACTTTCAAATACAGTCTTATCTACGGATTTCTGGCCGGATCTGCAGTGATCTTTTCCGCCGGGTATATGTTATACTTTGCAAGGAACTTGTTATTCGGTGAGCCGAATTCGTTATCTTCCGGTTTGGCTCCTTTAAACGGACGGGAGAAGTTTATAGTTTCTGTAGTTGCAGGAATTATAATATTCACCGGGATTTTTCCGAACATTCTACTCGATTATCTGAAACCTAGTGCAAGAGTGGTCTTGAACTTAACGTCTAAACAAGCTCTACAAGAAAGAGCCTTTTTGGAACAAGAAGGCACTTTGAAAAACACCAAGAAGAAATTTATAAATTATAGGACCTTGGGCACAGAACCTCCTAGTTACGAGGATAGGATCACATCCGGAAGGGGAACAGGGATCCCGGGTAAAAAGACAGTGTCCCAAGAGGCGGAAGAATGA
- a CDS encoding NADH-quinone oxidoreductase subunit D, with product MYEKTAEHFSLKQKKLPEGHLLVNLGPSHPSTHGILQNVIQLDGERVVDAESVIGYVHRSFEKLGERYTYNQFLVCTDRMNYVSTPLNNIGWILTVEKMLQIEVPDKVTYVRMIVSELSRVMDHIICNGILGVDLGAFSGMLHLFHHRENIYQVLEKLTGARLTTTFCRVGGLEKDIYPEFEKDVKTIIKGLRPAIEEFQSLLVNNRIFIDRTEGVGGISAENAISYGYSGPNLRAAGVPWDIRKDDPYMFYDKVDFDIPVGEDGSVLHRTLVRMEEMRQSLRIVEQLINGLPTGAHHADMPHIYLPDKSKVYKNMEELIYHFKLIMHGIKVPKGEYYMATEAANGELGFYIVSEGEKSPWRVHVRRPCFWFYQSFPELVKGSLLADTVATMSSMNVIAGELDC from the coding sequence ATGTACGAAAAAACCGCGGAACATTTCAGCCTCAAACAGAAAAAACTCCCGGAAGGACATCTGCTCGTGAACTTGGGACCTTCTCACCCTTCTACTCACGGTATTTTGCAGAATGTGATCCAACTAGACGGGGAAAGAGTTGTGGATGCGGAATCCGTGATCGGCTATGTGCATCGCAGTTTCGAAAAATTAGGAGAACGTTATACTTATAATCAGTTCTTAGTTTGTACAGATAGGATGAATTACGTATCCACTCCTTTGAATAATATCGGATGGATCCTGACCGTCGAAAAAATGCTTCAGATAGAAGTTCCGGACAAGGTGACGTACGTTCGAATGATCGTCTCCGAACTTTCCAGAGTGATGGACCATATTATCTGTAACGGTATCTTGGGTGTGGATCTGGGTGCATTCTCCGGGATGTTACACTTATTCCATCATAGAGAAAATATTTATCAGGTCTTGGAAAAACTAACGGGTGCCAGACTTACTACTACATTCTGTAGAGTGGGCGGACTCGAAAAAGATATTTATCCCGAGTTCGAAAAAGATGTAAAAACCATCATCAAGGGACTTCGACCTGCGATCGAAGAGTTCCAATCTTTACTCGTAAATAATCGGATTTTTATAGATAGAACGGAAGGAGTGGGAGGTATCTCGGCGGAAAATGCGATCTCTTACGGTTATTCCGGTCCAAACTTGAGAGCCGCCGGAGTTCCATGGGATATTCGTAAGGACGATCCTTATATGTTCTATGATAAGGTGGATTTCGATATTCCTGTGGGAGAGGACGGTTCCGTTCTTCATAGGACTCTTGTGCGTATGGAGGAGATGAGACAATCTCTTCGTATCGTAGAACAGCTCATCAACGGTCTTCCGACAGGCGCTCACCACGCTGACATGCCTCATATCTATCTTCCTGATAAAAGTAAGGTTTATAAGAATATGGAAGAGTTGATCTACCATTTCAAATTGATTATGCACGGGATCAAGGTCCCTAAGGGAGAATATTATATGGCGACCGAGGCCGCAAACGGCGAGCTCGGGTTTTATATCGTTTCCGAAGGGGAGAAGTCCCCTTGGAGAGTGCATGTGCGTAGACCTTGTTTCTGGTTTTATCAGTCTTTTCCCGAATTAGTAAAAGGTTCACTTCTTGCGGATACGGTCGCTACCATGAGTTCCATGAATGTGATCGCAGGGGAGCTGGACTGCTGA
- a CDS encoding NADH-quinone oxidoreductase subunit A encodes MGSSPDHLGPLLIQFLLGVGFSALILGLAFLLNPKKKSKPHDTFECGVPYYGDAKGLFNIKFYLVAVLFILFDIEAIFLFPYAVNLKSFKEAGLGNFLLIEMFVFIFTLVVGLYYIRKKGALEWD; translated from the coding sequence ATGGGAAGTTCGCCGGACCATCTAGGCCCCCTGCTGATTCAATTCCTCCTGGGAGTAGGGTTCTCTGCCCTCATACTCGGGCTCGCATTCCTCCTAAACCCCAAAAAAAAATCCAAACCTCACGACACTTTCGAGTGCGGGGTACCGTATTACGGTGATGCAAAGGGTTTGTTTAATATCAAGTTTTACCTGGTTGCAGTTCTATTTATACTTTTCGATATAGAAGCGATCTTTCTTTTTCCTTATGCCGTGAATTTAAAATCATTCAAAGAGGCAGGGTTGGGGAATTTTCTCTTAATTGAGATGTTTGTTTTTATTTTCACCCTCGTGGTTGGACTGTATTATATTCGGAAGAAGGGGGCCTTAGAATGGGATTAA
- a CDS encoding NADH-quinone oxidoreductase subunit C encodes MKETIQSFLKDKFSHFISKEEEIITNLPTFFLKPEGIVPVLSALKTAPGIELNYLNDLTAIDWLGKKTPRFEVCYLLRSGNKSSTRVQFRVALEEDEEVPSIINIFKGANWPEREVYDLFGIRFAGHPRMDRLIMPDNFQGHPLRKDYPLEGFGQDYLVEDLLTIHLKEDMEA; translated from the coding sequence ATGAAAGAAACAATTCAGAGTTTCCTAAAAGACAAGTTTTCTCATTTTATCTCCAAGGAAGAGGAGATCATCACGAATCTTCCTACATTCTTTTTAAAGCCGGAAGGGATTGTCCCTGTTCTTTCCGCTTTAAAAACGGCGCCAGGGATCGAACTGAATTATCTGAACGATCTGACTGCGATCGATTGGCTGGGAAAAAAAACTCCAAGATTCGAAGTCTGTTACCTTCTCCGCTCCGGAAACAAATCCTCCACAAGAGTGCAGTTTCGTGTCGCATTGGAAGAAGACGAAGAAGTCCCAAGTATCATAAACATTTTCAAAGGTGCCAACTGGCCTGAGAGAGAAGTTTACGATCTATTCGGGATCCGTTTTGCCGGCCATCCCAGAATGGATCGTCTTATCATGCCTGATAATTTCCAAGGTCATCCATTAAGAAAAGATTATCCTTTGGAAGGTTTCGGTCAGGATTATCTGGTAGAGGACCTTCTCACCATCCACCTAAAAGAGGATATGGAGGCTTAA
- the nuoF gene encoding NADH-quinone oxidoreductase subunit NuoF — translation MAEMKILTKFIDDPRSNELEFYESVHGYDGMKKALSLAPDEIIEIVKKSGLRGRGGAGFPTGLKWSFIPKDIPKPKYLICNADEGEPGTFKDRKLIENLPHQIIEGMVIGAKAIGANKGFFYIRGEFNKGIDSMQKAIDEAYTKGYLGKNILGSGFDFDLVLYAGAGAYICGEETALINSLEGRRGHPRLKPPFPAVSGLYRCPTVVNNVETFSTVPHILDKGADWYSKIGTEKSPGTRLFSVSGHVKRPGVYEIELGTPLLELINDLCGGMLDDKPLKAVIPGGSSVPILTAEECKTANMDFESMAAHKTMLGSGAVIVIGEGTDLVETTYRFARFYAHESCGQCTPCREGTHWVRDLLHKIREGEGTSADLELILSLSRNMEGGTTICPLSDACVGAVRPTILKFRHEFEARLKDKAGKEEQIPAQTGV, via the coding sequence ATGGCAGAAATGAAGATCCTCACAAAATTTATAGACGATCCCCGTTCTAACGAATTGGAATTTTACGAATCGGTCCATGGCTATGACGGAATGAAAAAAGCCTTAAGCTTGGCGCCGGATGAAATTATAGAGATCGTTAAAAAATCGGGCTTAAGAGGAAGAGGGGGAGCGGGATTCCCTACGGGGCTCAAATGGTCCTTTATTCCTAAGGATATTCCGAAGCCCAAATATTTGATCTGTAATGCGGACGAGGGAGAACCCGGAACATTCAAAGACCGTAAACTGATCGAAAACCTTCCTCACCAGATCATCGAGGGAATGGTGATCGGTGCGAAAGCGATCGGTGCCAACAAAGGATTTTTTTATATCCGTGGAGAGTTCAACAAAGGGATCGACTCCATGCAGAAGGCGATCGACGAAGCTTATACAAAAGGATATCTTGGAAAAAATATCCTAGGAAGCGGATTCGATTTCGATCTGGTATTGTATGCAGGAGCCGGTGCTTATATTTGCGGAGAAGAGACCGCACTCATCAATTCGTTGGAAGGTCGTAGGGGTCATCCTAGATTAAAACCTCCGTTTCCGGCGGTTTCCGGTCTATATCGCTGTCCTACTGTGGTGAATAACGTGGAAACTTTTTCCACAGTTCCTCATATTTTGGATAAGGGTGCTGATTGGTATTCTAAGATCGGGACCGAAAAGTCCCCGGGTACTCGTTTGTTCTCTGTTTCAGGTCATGTAAAAAGACCCGGAGTTTACGAGATAGAATTAGGAACTCCTTTATTAGAATTAATTAATGATCTTTGCGGCGGAATGTTGGACGATAAACCTTTAAAAGCGGTGATCCCGGGAGGTTCTTCCGTTCCGATCCTAACTGCGGAAGAATGTAAAACCGCAAACATGGATTTCGAATCTATGGCGGCTCATAAAACTATGCTCGGTTCCGGAGCGGTTATCGTGATCGGAGAAGGCACGGATCTCGTGGAGACAACGTATCGATTTGCTAGATTCTACGCCCATGAGTCCTGCGGGCAATGTACTCCTTGTCGAGAAGGTACCCACTGGGTGAGGGACCTCCTACATAAGATCAGAGAAGGAGAAGGAACAAGTGCGGACTTGGAACTTATTCTTTCTTTATCTCGAAATATGGAAGGCGGAACTACCATTTGTCCTCTATCCGATGCATGTGTGGGTGCGGTCCGACCTACAATCTTAAAGTTCAGACATGAATTCGAAGCCAGATTAAAAGACAAAGCAGGCAAAGAAGAACAAATACCTGCACAGACGGGAGTCTGA
- a CDS encoding NADH-quinone oxidoreductase subunit B: protein MGLNEQLAQPGSSYGDSFQIATVDSVINWGRSYSLWPYPFATACCGIEYMSTSCADYDIARFGAERPSFSPRQADMILVLGTITYKMAPVLREIYDQLAEPKFVISYGACASSGGMFHAYSVLQGIDRILPVDLYVPGCPPRPEALLDAVIKLQEKVKTQGLEARRQEVMDKIREMNERNKPLVVR from the coding sequence ATGGGATTAAACGAACAACTCGCTCAACCCGGATCGTCTTACGGAGATTCCTTCCAAATTGCGACTGTGGATTCAGTCATCAATTGGGGAAGAAGTTACTCCTTATGGCCTTATCCATTCGCGACCGCATGTTGCGGGATCGAGTACATGAGTACCTCCTGTGCGGATTATGATATCGCCAGGTTTGGAGCGGAAAGGCCTTCCTTCTCTCCTAGACAGGCAGACATGATCCTAGTCCTCGGGACCATCACTTATAAAATGGCTCCGGTGCTTCGCGAAATTTACGATCAATTGGCCGAACCAAAATTTGTGATCAGCTACGGGGCCTGTGCTTCTTCCGGAGGAATGTTCCATGCGTACTCGGTTTTGCAGGGAATCGATAGGATACTTCCTGTGGATCTTTATGTTCCGGGTTGCCCTCCTAGACCGGAAGCACTTTTGGACGCTGTGATAAAACTCCAGGAAAAGGTAAAAACCCAAGGGCTAGAAGCCAGAAGACAGGAAGTAATGGATAAGATCCGGGAAATGAACGAAAGAAACAAACCCCTGGTCGTCCGATGA